One Planctomycetota bacterium genomic window carries:
- a CDS encoding RidA family protein produces the protein MTPSQRLEALGVALPPAPKAIGAYVPTLLHGGQLLTSGHLPLLPDGTLIRGKVGADLDLAAGKAAARQAGLAIVASVIAAVGSVDRVARVVKVLGLVNSAPDFLSHPAVVNGASELFAEIWGPDAGVGVRSSVGVGSLPEGVPVEIEVVFDVA, from the coding sequence ATGACCCCTTCGCAGCGGCTCGAGGCCCTCGGCGTCGCGCTCCCGCCGGCGCCCAAGGCGATCGGCGCCTACGTGCCGACGCTCCTCCACGGCGGGCAGCTGCTCACGTCGGGGCATCTGCCGCTCCTGCCCGACGGCACGCTCATCCGCGGCAAGGTCGGCGCCGATCTGGATCTCGCCGCCGGCAAGGCGGCGGCCCGGCAGGCGGGGTTGGCGATCGTCGCGAGCGTGATCGCGGCCGTCGGCAGCGTCGATCGGGTCGCCCGGGTGGTGAAGGTGCTGGGGCTGGTCAATTCAGCCCCCGACTTCCTCTCGCATCCGGCGGTCGTCAACGGCGCGAGCGAATTGTTCGCCGAGATCTGGGGCCCCGACGCGGGCGTCGGCGTGCGGAGCAGCGTCGGCGTCGGCTCGTTGCCCGAGGGAGTGCCGGTGGAGATCGAGGTGGTGTTCGACGTGGCATGA
- a CDS encoding VCBS repeat-containing protein, with translation MQIARGSRSAGLAAWGLVLAGVTATARAETAPGFERFLLTEAFHAEAAGIGDFDGDGHGDVVYGPYWYAGPDFKARFEIYAPKDFDPNQYSNNFMTAVADVDADGKPDVLVNEWPGKEVNWFKNPGGRAGGWTKHLVHPVVDNESPDWLDVTGDGRGELVFHTGGVLGFAQPADTTGTERWAFRPCSEKEPWGQYQHGLGVGDVNGDGRPDLLMAGGWWEQPAPVAAGQTPPVWKKHPFAFGSGGAQMHCSDVDGDADADVVTSLVAHGYGLAWFEQVKKEGAIDFVPHMILPAEGDKGLDGVQFSQLHSVAMADMDGDGLEDIVTGKRFWAHGPKGDPDPGGTPFLYWFKLGRKDGTATWTAHRIDDASGVGTQVAVGDLNGDGRPDIAVGNKKGGFVFVQRPKG, from the coding sequence ATGCAGATCGCACGCGGATCAAGAAGCGCCGGGCTGGCGGCGTGGGGACTCGTGCTGGCGGGAGTCACGGCGACCGCCCGCGCCGAGACGGCGCCAGGATTCGAGCGCTTCCTGCTCACCGAGGCGTTCCACGCCGAGGCGGCAGGGATCGGCGACTTCGACGGCGACGGCCACGGCGACGTCGTCTACGGGCCGTATTGGTACGCCGGCCCCGACTTCAAGGCGCGGTTCGAGATCTACGCGCCAAAGGACTTCGATCCCAACCAGTACTCCAACAACTTCATGACCGCCGTGGCCGACGTCGATGCCGACGGCAAGCCCGACGTGCTGGTCAACGAGTGGCCGGGCAAGGAGGTCAACTGGTTCAAGAACCCCGGCGGCCGTGCCGGCGGCTGGACGAAGCACCTCGTCCACCCGGTGGTCGACAACGAATCCCCCGACTGGCTCGACGTCACCGGTGACGGCCGGGGCGAGCTCGTGTTCCACACCGGCGGTGTGCTCGGTTTCGCGCAACCCGCCGACACGACCGGCACCGAACGGTGGGCGTTCCGCCCCTGCTCGGAGAAGGAGCCATGGGGGCAGTACCAGCACGGCCTCGGCGTCGGCGACGTCAATGGCGACGGCCGCCCCGACCTGCTGATGGCGGGGGGCTGGTGGGAGCAGCCGGCGCCGGTCGCGGCCGGGCAGACACCGCCGGTCTGGAAGAAGCATCCGTTCGCGTTCGGCAGCGGCGGGGCGCAGATGCACTGCTCCGACGTCGACGGCGACGCCGACGCCGACGTCGTCACGAGCCTCGTCGCCCACGGCTACGGTCTGGCGTGGTTCGAGCAGGTGAAGAAGGAGGGGGCGATCGATTTCGTGCCCCACATGATCCTGCCCGCCGAGGGGGACAAGGGGCTCGACGGCGTGCAGTTCTCGCAGCTCCACTCCGTGGCGATGGCCGACATGGACGGCGACGGCCTCGAGGACATCGTCACCGGCAAGCGCTTCTGGGCCCACGGTCCGAAGGGGGATCCCGACCCGGGCGGGACCCCGTTCCTCTACTGGTTCAAGCTCGGCCGCAAGGACGGCACGGCCACCTGGACGGCCCACCGGATCGACGATGCCTCGGGTGTCGGCACGCAGGTGGCCGTCGGCGATCTCAATGGCGACGGCCGCCCCGACATCGCCGTGGGCAACAAGAAGGGGGGCTTCGTCTTCGTCCAGAGGCCGAAGGGGTGA
- a CDS encoding valine--tRNA ligase, with protein sequence MHELPKHYDHRAAQERCQRLWDAGRLWHAEPRPAPGQRVFSIVIPPPNVTGALHLGHALNNTLQDVLVRTRRMQGCLTLWMPGTDHAGIATQAVVEKRLFEEEKRTRHDLGREKLVGRIWAWKDQYEKRILGQLRELGASCDWERTRFTLDEQCARAVREAFLRLFRRGLVHRGKRLVNWDTFLQTAISDDEVFHETVKGHFWHVRYDVIDPRPGEPTSVTVATTRPETLLGDTAVAVHPEPARALNETEAALRSKRAEAAAKDAPALDAELDELGRRRRDLLPGLERLAAMARDGRQVRLPLAGRTIPLVADAWAKPELGSGCVKITPAHDHNDYEVGKRQGLPLLNILEPDGRLSAAAGAYAGLSIQQARAKVVADLEALGQVESVEDRIIELAHSDRSKTPIEPYLADQWFIRMAELAQPALDAVTGGAVRIVPERYAKSYVDWLSEKRDWPVGRQLWWGHRIPIWQIDGVAEADLAAAFAGRDDVAWQPDGAGGWFVCSSADPLGVERVAGRDLVQEPDVLDTWFSSALWPHSTLGWPDATPELACFYPTSTLVTSRDILTLWVARMVIMGLFDTGKIPFSEVVIHPKILDRYGEGMSKSKGNGVDPLDVIDLLGADALRFGMVSMATETQDVRMPVMFQCPACDMRIDQTTANRMLPAIECPRCKKSFKTQWAQAEPDVALPRGPAVSEKFEAGRNFSNKLWNATRFVLMNLADADGADPYAGADWSAPGALVPESLEDRWLASRLATVSREVTAAIDEARFAEAGRLLYAFAWDEFCSAYLELCKARLADPAARDRTRGMLVVALDTILRLLHPIMPFLTEEIWQHLREALPARRLPWDGGRAPAESIMVARWPEPPAAWIDEATEARFGTFLAVVGAIREIRARQNVPPKTRVPVVIRVGSDTAALLQPLAGALEGMATARLVALGPEATGAPGAALASAAGCEIHVDLAELVDVGAETARLEKEIEICTKSIAGKRAMLDNEGFVSRAKPEKVAEERARLAELEEKLAKAVAARAALVARKG encoded by the coding sequence ATGCACGAGCTCCCCAAGCACTACGACCACCGCGCCGCGCAGGAGCGCTGCCAGCGCCTCTGGGACGCCGGTCGCCTCTGGCACGCCGAGCCCCGGCCCGCCCCCGGCCAGCGCGTGTTTTCGATCGTCATCCCGCCGCCCAACGTGACCGGTGCGCTCCACCTCGGGCACGCCCTCAACAACACGCTCCAAGACGTGCTCGTGCGGACGCGGCGGATGCAGGGCTGCCTGACCCTGTGGATGCCCGGCACCGACCACGCCGGGATCGCCACGCAGGCGGTCGTCGAGAAGCGCCTCTTCGAGGAGGAGAAGCGCACGCGCCACGACCTCGGGCGCGAGAAGCTCGTCGGGCGGATCTGGGCCTGGAAGGACCAGTACGAAAAGCGGATCCTCGGCCAGCTCCGTGAACTGGGCGCCAGCTGCGACTGGGAGCGGACGCGCTTCACGCTCGACGAGCAGTGCGCCCGCGCGGTGCGCGAGGCGTTCCTCCGCCTCTTCCGCCGCGGCCTCGTCCACCGCGGCAAGCGGCTCGTCAACTGGGACACCTTCCTGCAGACGGCGATCAGCGACGACGAGGTGTTTCACGAGACGGTCAAGGGGCACTTCTGGCACGTCCGCTACGACGTCATCGACCCGCGCCCCGGTGAGCCGACGAGCGTCACGGTGGCGACGACGCGTCCCGAAACCCTCCTCGGCGACACCGCCGTCGCCGTCCACCCCGAGCCGGCCCGCGCGCTCAACGAGACGGAAGCCGCCCTCCGTTCGAAGCGTGCCGAGGCCGCAGCCAAAGACGCGCCCGCGCTCGACGCCGAGCTCGACGAGCTCGGGCGGCGCCGCCGCGACCTCCTCCCCGGGCTCGAGCGCCTCGCGGCGATGGCGCGCGACGGCCGCCAGGTGCGCCTGCCGCTGGCCGGCCGGACGATTCCGCTGGTCGCCGACGCCTGGGCCAAGCCCGAACTGGGGAGCGGCTGCGTGAAGATCACGCCGGCCCACGACCACAATGACTACGAGGTCGGCAAGCGCCAGGGGCTGCCCCTGCTCAACATCCTCGAGCCCGACGGGCGCCTGTCGGCTGCCGCCGGGGCCTATGCCGGCCTGTCGATCCAGCAGGCGCGCGCGAAGGTGGTCGCCGATCTCGAGGCCCTCGGGCAGGTGGAGTCGGTGGAGGACCGGATCATCGAGCTGGCCCACTCCGACCGCTCGAAGACGCCGATCGAGCCCTACCTTGCCGACCAGTGGTTCATCCGGATGGCCGAGCTGGCCCAGCCGGCGCTCGACGCCGTGACGGGCGGCGCGGTGCGGATCGTGCCCGAGCGCTACGCCAAGAGCTACGTCGACTGGCTGAGCGAAAAGCGCGACTGGCCGGTGGGGCGGCAGTTGTGGTGGGGCCACCGGATCCCGATCTGGCAGATCGACGGCGTCGCCGAGGCCGACCTCGCCGCGGCATTCGCCGGGCGCGACGACGTCGCCTGGCAGCCCGACGGCGCCGGGGGATGGTTCGTCTGCTCGTCGGCCGACCCGCTCGGCGTCGAGCGCGTCGCGGGGCGCGACCTCGTCCAGGAGCCCGACGTCCTCGACACCTGGTTCTCGTCGGCGCTGTGGCCCCATTCCACGCTCGGCTGGCCCGACGCCACGCCCGAGCTGGCCTGCTTCTATCCGACCTCCACGCTGGTCACCAGCCGCGACATCCTCACGCTGTGGGTGGCGCGGATGGTGATCATGGGGCTGTTCGACACCGGGAAGATCCCCTTCTCCGAGGTCGTCATCCACCCCAAGATCCTCGACCGCTACGGCGAGGGGATGAGCAAGAGCAAGGGCAACGGCGTCGACCCGCTCGACGTCATCGACCTGCTCGGGGCCGACGCGCTCCGCTTCGGGATGGTGAGCATGGCGACCGAGACGCAGGACGTGCGGATGCCGGTGATGTTCCAGTGCCCGGCGTGCGACATGCGGATCGACCAGACCACCGCCAACCGGATGCTTCCCGCCATCGAGTGCCCGCGCTGCAAGAAGAGCTTCAAGACGCAGTGGGCCCAGGCGGAGCCCGACGTGGCGCTGCCGCGCGGCCCGGCGGTGAGCGAGAAATTCGAGGCCGGCCGCAACTTCTCCAACAAGCTCTGGAACGCGACGCGCTTCGTCCTCATGAACCTCGCCGACGCCGACGGCGCCGATCCCTACGCCGGCGCCGATTGGTCGGCGCCGGGGGCGCTCGTGCCCGAGTCCCTCGAGGATCGCTGGCTCGCCAGCCGGCTGGCGACGGTCAGCCGCGAAGTGACCGCCGCGATCGACGAGGCGCGGTTCGCCGAGGCGGGGCGGCTGCTGTATGCGTTTGCCTGGGACGAGTTTTGCAGCGCCTACCTCGAGCTGTGCAAGGCGCGGCTCGCCGACCCGGCCGCGCGCGACCGCACGCGGGGAATGCTCGTGGTCGCCCTCGACACGATCCTCCGCCTCCTCCATCCGATCATGCCGTTTCTCACCGAGGAGATCTGGCAGCATCTCCGCGAGGCCTTGCCGGCGCGGCGCCTCCCCTGGGACGGCGGTCGGGCGCCGGCCGAGTCGATCATGGTGGCACGGTGGCCGGAGCCGCCGGCGGCGTGGATCGACGAGGCGACCGAGGCACGCTTTGGCACGTTCCTCGCCGTGGTGGGCGCGATCCGCGAGATCCGCGCCCGGCAGAACGTGCCGCCGAAGACGCGCGTCCCCGTGGTGATCCGCGTTGGCAGCGACACCGCCGCGCTCCTCCAGCCGCTGGCGGGGGCGCTCGAGGGCATGGCGACGGCCCGGCTCGTGGCCCTTGGTCCGGAGGCGACCGGTGCCCCGGGGGCGGCGCTGGCCAGTGCCGCCGGCTGCGAGATCCACGTCGACCTGGCGGAGCTCGTCGATGTCGGTGCCGAGACGGCCCGCCTCGAGAAGGAGATCGAGATCTGCACCAAGAGCATCGCCGGCAAGCGCGCCATGCTCGACAACGAGGGATTCGTGTCGCGGGCCAAGCCGGAGAAGGTGGCCGAGGAGCGGGCCCGGCTGGCGGAACTGGAGGAGAAGCTCGCCAAGGCTGTGGCCGCCCGGGCGGCGCTGGTCGCCCGGAAGGGCTGA
- a CDS encoding NIPSNAP family protein: protein MRSAWAAIVVAGMMAAGAAAHAGDGRLYEMRVYYAAEGKLEALHARFRDHTVALFAKHGMTNVGYFVPAGDNPQRKLVYFLSFPDRAARDAAFKAFGADPAWEAARSASEKDGKIVDRIESTFLVTTDYSPALAVPESKAPRAFELRTYRATPGNLPALNARFRDHTMKLFAHHGMNNLVYWNVAPGNPQAETLLVYLLTHATEDKAKASFAAFRQDPEWLAARKASEEKAGGSLTEAKDGVVSEFLVPTDYSPLK, encoded by the coding sequence ATGCGAAGCGCATGGGCGGCGATCGTGGTGGCGGGGATGATGGCGGCGGGCGCGGCAGCCCACGCCGGCGATGGGCGTCTCTACGAGATGCGCGTCTACTACGCGGCCGAGGGGAAGCTCGAGGCGCTCCACGCCCGGTTCCGCGACCACACCGTCGCCCTGTTCGCCAAGCACGGCATGACCAACGTCGGCTACTTCGTGCCGGCCGGCGACAACCCGCAGCGCAAGCTCGTCTACTTCCTCTCGTTCCCCGACCGGGCGGCGCGCGACGCGGCGTTCAAGGCGTTCGGCGCCGACCCGGCCTGGGAGGCGGCGCGGAGCGCGTCGGAGAAGGACGGCAAGATCGTCGACCGGATCGAATCGACGTTTCTCGTCACCACCGACTATTCGCCGGCGCTCGCCGTCCCCGAGTCGAAGGCCCCCCGCGCCTTCGAGCTGCGCACCTACCGGGCCACGCCGGGCAACCTGCCGGCCCTCAACGCCCGGTTCCGCGACCACACGATGAAGCTGTTCGCCCACCACGGGATGAACAACCTCGTCTACTGGAACGTCGCCCCGGGGAATCCGCAGGCCGAAACGCTGCTGGTCTATCTGTTGACCCACGCCACCGAGGACAAGGCCAAGGCGTCGTTCGCGGCGTTCCGCCAGGACCCGGAGTGGCTCGCCGCCCGGAAGGCCTCCGAGGAGAAGGCGGGGGGCTCGCTCACCGAGGCGAAGGACGGCGTGGTCAGCGAGTTTCTCGTGCCGACCGACTATTCACCGCTCAAGTGA
- a CDS encoding bifunctional nuclease family protein has protein sequence MSVQMELSRIIISEINDQQVVYLKEVDGERTFPILIGLFEATSIDRRVKHHSSPRPLTHDLLVAVVESLGGEFQDVVISELKDHTYYAMIRIRRDGELLEIDSRPSDAIAVAVTCDPNLPIYVSEDVLADVLGG, from the coding sequence ATGAGCGTGCAGATGGAGCTCTCGCGGATCATCATCAGCGAGATCAACGACCAGCAGGTGGTGTATCTCAAGGAGGTCGACGGGGAGCGGACGTTTCCGATCCTCATCGGCCTGTTCGAGGCGACGAGCATCGACCGCCGCGTGAAGCACCATTCCTCGCCGCGGCCGCTGACCCACGACCTGCTCGTGGCCGTGGTGGAATCGCTCGGGGGGGAGTTTCAGGACGTCGTCATCAGCGAGCTCAAGGACCACACCTACTACGCCATGATCCGGATCCGCCGCGACGGCGAACTGCTGGAGATCGATTCGCGCCCTTCCGACGCGATCGCCGTGGCGGTGACCTGCGATCCGAATCTGCCGATCTACGTCTCCGAGGATGTCCTCGCCGACGTCCTCGGCGGCTGA